In Kaistella faecalis, a genomic segment contains:
- a CDS encoding NADP-dependent isocitrate dehydrogenase: MSEKSKIVYTWTDEAPMLATHSFLPIVEAFTKTADIEISPKDISLSGRILANFPEFLNVDQKVEDALAELGKLATTPEANIIKLPNISASAPQLDEAIAELQQQGFAVPNYPAEPKNAEEEAIKAKYAKVLGSAVNPVLREGNSDRRAPKAVKNYAKANPHRMGTWAADSKTKVAHMTAGDFYGTEKSVTVENDSQFKIEFFGNDGSVKELKGLSPLKAGEIIDTSVMNLSALKNFVAETIAEAKAANVLLSGHLKATMMKISDPIIFGAMVQVFFNDVFTKYADLFNELDINPNNGLQDLFDKIAGNAKEAEIKADIEKTLDNGPAVAMVNSDKGITNFHVPSDIIVDASMAALIRGGGKMWNKEGKEEDTIAMIPDRNYAGFYQAAIDDMKKNGALDPRTMGSVPNVGLMAQKAEEYGSHDKTFQLNADGKVKVSDADGNIFMEQDVQKGDIFRMCQVKDAPIQDWVKLAVNRAKLSDTPAIFWLDDQRAHDREMIKKVEKYLKDYDTTGLDIQILSVEDAMTLTLERIRKGLDTISVSGNVLRDYLTDLFPILELGTSAKMLSIVPLMNGGGLFETGAGGSAPKHIEQFIEEGYLRWDSLGEFMALQASLEHLAQTQNNEKAQILADALDVANEKFLAEDKSPARKIGSIDNRGSHFYLAMYWAEALANQTKNTEMAATFQPIAKSMFENEAKINEELIGAQGKPQDIGGYYKPNFGKTDAAMRPSATLNEIINAL; the protein is encoded by the coding sequence ATGTCAGAAAAATCCAAAATTGTCTACACCTGGACTGATGAAGCTCCGATGTTGGCCACCCATTCTTTTTTACCAATTGTTGAAGCATTTACCAAAACTGCAGACATCGAAATCTCACCCAAAGACATTTCACTTTCAGGAAGAATATTAGCCAATTTCCCGGAATTTCTGAATGTAGACCAAAAAGTGGAAGACGCTTTGGCCGAACTTGGAAAATTAGCAACAACCCCTGAAGCAAACATCATAAAACTTCCGAATATTTCAGCATCTGCACCACAGTTGGACGAAGCGATTGCGGAATTGCAGCAGCAGGGTTTTGCAGTCCCAAATTATCCGGCTGAGCCTAAAAACGCGGAAGAAGAAGCCATTAAAGCAAAATATGCAAAGGTTTTGGGAAGTGCGGTAAACCCGGTTCTTCGTGAAGGAAATTCTGACAGAAGAGCACCGAAAGCAGTAAAAAATTACGCCAAAGCCAACCCACACAGAATGGGAACCTGGGCTGCAGATTCTAAAACAAAAGTAGCTCATATGACCGCTGGTGATTTCTACGGAACTGAAAAATCTGTAACTGTAGAAAACGATTCTCAGTTCAAAATTGAATTTTTCGGTAACGATGGTTCTGTGAAAGAACTGAAAGGACTTTCGCCTCTGAAAGCTGGAGAAATCATTGATACTTCTGTAATGAATCTTTCTGCGCTGAAAAATTTTGTTGCAGAAACCATCGCTGAGGCTAAAGCAGCAAATGTACTATTATCAGGACATTTGAAAGCAACCATGATGAAGATTTCTGACCCTATTATTTTTGGAGCGATGGTTCAGGTTTTCTTTAATGATGTTTTCACCAAATATGCTGATTTATTTAATGAACTTGATATCAATCCGAATAACGGACTTCAGGATTTATTTGATAAAATTGCAGGCAATGCCAAAGAAGCTGAAATTAAAGCCGATATTGAAAAAACCCTCGACAACGGACCTGCGGTGGCGATGGTAAATTCTGATAAAGGAATCACCAACTTCCACGTTCCTTCAGATATTATTGTTGATGCTTCCATGGCTGCGCTCATTAGAGGCGGCGGCAAAATGTGGAATAAAGAAGGTAAAGAAGAAGATACAATCGCCATGATTCCCGACAGAAATTATGCAGGATTCTATCAGGCTGCTATCGACGATATGAAGAAAAATGGTGCACTTGATCCACGCACAATGGGTTCAGTTCCAAATGTCGGTTTAATGGCCCAGAAAGCTGAAGAATATGGTTCGCACGATAAAACTTTCCAGCTGAATGCAGACGGAAAAGTAAAAGTTTCTGACGCTGACGGAAACATTTTCATGGAGCAGGATGTTCAGAAAGGTGACATTTTCAGAATGTGCCAGGTGAAAGACGCACCGATTCAGGATTGGGTGAAACTTGCCGTGAACAGAGCAAAACTATCCGACACACCGGCAATTTTCTGGCTCGATGATCAGAGAGCGCACGACCGCGAAATGATTAAGAAAGTTGAAAAATACCTGAAAGATTACGATACAACAGGCCTGGACATTCAGATTTTAAGTGTTGAGGATGCAATGACTTTAACTTTAGAAAGAATCAGAAAAGGTTTGGATACGATTTCAGTTTCAGGAAATGTACTCAGAGATTACTTAACTGATCTCTTCCCAATTTTAGAACTTGGAACGTCTGCAAAAATGCTTTCTATCGTTCCATTGATGAATGGCGGCGGACTTTTCGAAACCGGAGCCGGAGGTTCTGCACCGAAACACATCGAGCAGTTTATTGAAGAAGGATATTTAAGATGGGATTCTTTAGGAGAATTCATGGCACTTCAGGCGAGTTTAGAGCATTTGGCACAGACTCAAAACAACGAAAAAGCTCAGATTTTAGCAGATGCGTTGGATGTTGCGAACGAAAAATTCCTGGCAGAAGACAAATCTCCTGCAAGAAAAATAGGAAGCATCGACAATCGCGGTTCTCACTTCTATCTGGCAATGTATTGGGCAGAAGCTTTGGCTAATCAGACAAAAAATACTGAAATGGCTGCAACCTTCCAACCTATTGCAAAATCCATGTTTGAAAATGAAGCTAAAATTAATGAAGAATTAATCGGAGCTCAGGGCAAACCACAGGATATTGGTGGATACTACAAACCAAATTTTGGTAAAACCGATGCAGCGATGAGACCAAGCGCTACGTTGAACGAAATTATCAATGCACTATAA